A genomic stretch from Thermodesulfobacteriota bacterium includes:
- a CDS encoding chemotaxis protein CheD, with amino-acid sequence MRSSAVPKLRPPAPKAPPGAGRAPEVNLHPGDHHVAAGPVVIRTLLGSCISACLYDPVRRVVGMNHFLLGNRRYARDLRVTLSEAGRYGIHAMELVINGMLALGARRENLRAKAFGGGAVLESGDRADNFFCVGDVNRRFVLEFLKNEDIPLVASDLGGDSGRVIYFSSEDYSVHVRRIGGRARRQLARRDHRFWQEKIRAQEQLAAEPELW; translated from the coding sequence GTGAGGTCTTCGGCCGTTCCGAAGTTGCGGCCGCCCGCCCCTAAGGCCCCCCCGGGCGCGGGCCGGGCCCCGGAGGTCAACCTCCACCCCGGCGATCACCACGTGGCCGCCGGGCCGGTGGTGATCCGCACCTTGCTCGGTTCCTGCATCTCGGCCTGTCTCTACGACCCCGTGCGCCGGGTGGTGGGAATGAACCACTTCCTCCTGGGGAACCGCCGCTACGCCCGGGACCTGCGGGTGACCCTGAGCGAGGCGGGGCGGTACGGCATCCACGCCATGGAGCTCGTGATCAACGGGATGCTCGCCTTGGGGGCCCGGCGGGAGAACCTGCGGGCCAAGGCCTTCGGGGGCGGCGCGGTGCTGGAGAGCGGCGATCGCGCCGACAACTTCTTCTGCGTGGGCGACGTGAACCGGCGCTTCGTGCTCGAGTTCCTGAAGAACGAGGACATCCCCCTGGTCGCCTCTGACCTCGGCGGCGACTCGGGGCGTGTCATCTACTTCTCGTCCGAAGACTACTCGGTGCATGTGCGCAGGATCGGCGGGCGGGCTCGCCGGCAGCTCGCGCGCCGGGACCACCGCTTCTGGCAGGAGAAGATCCGGGCGCAGGAGCAGTTGGCCGCCGAGCCCGAGCTGTGGTAG